In Halococcus saccharolyticus DSM 5350, the following are encoded in one genomic region:
- a CDS encoding FAD binding domain-containing protein translates to MKPAAFQYHQPTSVTEATDLLAEYEHDAELMAGNQSLGIVMANRLATPEHIVDINGLDDLDYVDVSTERVEIGALTSHRTIETSTALADALPMFPAAAEQIAGPSVRNLGTIGGSIGEADPAGNYPTVLTALDGDLHVASTDGERTVAASEYFIAYMFTDLAEDELITGVSVDREPFPIDRTGMAFLEQKPAAQTWPTISAAAAVRVDDPDADAPAVDEARLALANAADVPLRVEDAEAAVEGESFAETTLASAAEAASEAAEPGEEMHADAAYKEKLAGEYTRRSLETAYERAVDTTDTTGITDTTTP, encoded by the coding sequence ATGAAACCGGCTGCGTTTCAGTACCACCAGCCGACGTCGGTGACGGAGGCGACCGACCTCCTCGCCGAGTACGAACACGACGCCGAGCTGATGGCGGGCAATCAGTCGCTCGGCATCGTGATGGCGAACCGGCTCGCCACGCCGGAGCATATCGTCGACATCAATGGGCTCGACGACCTCGATTACGTCGACGTCTCCACCGAACGAGTCGAGATCGGCGCGCTAACGAGCCACCGTACCATCGAGACCTCGACCGCTCTCGCCGACGCGCTGCCGATGTTCCCGGCGGCTGCCGAGCAGATCGCGGGACCGAGCGTCCGCAACCTCGGGACGATCGGCGGGAGCATCGGCGAAGCCGACCCCGCGGGGAACTATCCGACCGTCCTCACCGCGCTCGACGGCGACCTTCACGTCGCCTCGACCGACGGGGAGCGCACCGTGGCGGCGTCGGAGTACTTCATCGCGTATATGTTCACCGACCTCGCCGAGGACGAGTTGATCACCGGCGTCTCGGTCGATCGGGAGCCGTTCCCCATCGACCGGACTGGAATGGCCTTCCTCGAACAGAAGCCCGCGGCCCAGACGTGGCCGACGATCAGCGCAGCCGCGGCCGTCCGGGTCGACGACCCCGACGCGGACGCGCCCGCCGTCGACGAGGCACGACTCGCGCTCGCAAACGCCGCCGACGTGCCGCTCCGGGTCGAGGATGCCGAGGCGGCCGTCGAGGGCGAATCCTTCGCCGAGACGACGCTCGCGTCGGCCGCCGAGGCCGCGAGTGAGGCCGCCGAACCGGGCGAGGAGATGCACGCCGACGCGGCGTACAAGGAGAAGTTGGCCGGCGAGTACACCCGGCGCTCGCTCGAAACAGCGTACGAACGTGCGGTCGACACCACGGATACCACGGGCATTACGGATACCACAACACCATGA
- a CDS encoding CoxG family protein produces MMEFDGEFTSDHPRDELWNYFTDPAILADCAPGCDEITMESPGELSATITVGVGSVKPTFDVDMTVTRADAPEILEMEVGGDASRNSFEAVTEMRLIEDDDGTTATWEARTNVAGLIASMGQRALGSVAARIVNNFFEDLEAKADEGVPAESQLEAKPEAEATLEN; encoded by the coding sequence ATGATGGAATTCGACGGCGAGTTCACGTCCGATCACCCCCGCGACGAGCTCTGGAACTACTTCACCGATCCCGCGATCCTCGCCGACTGTGCGCCAGGCTGTGACGAGATCACGATGGAGTCGCCTGGCGAGCTGTCGGCGACGATCACGGTCGGCGTCGGCAGCGTCAAGCCGACGTTCGACGTCGACATGACCGTTACGCGGGCTGATGCGCCCGAAATCCTCGAGATGGAGGTCGGTGGCGACGCGAGCCGGAACTCCTTCGAGGCCGTCACCGAAATGCGCCTCATCGAGGACGACGACGGGACGACCGCCACGTGGGAGGCCCGCACGAACGTCGCCGGACTCATCGCCAGCATGGGTCAGCGCGCGCTCGGCAGCGTTGCCGCCCGGATCGTGAACAACTTTTTCGAGGATCTCGAAGCGAAAGCCGACGAAGGCGTTCCTGCCGAATCGCAGCTCGAAGCCAAACCCGAGGCCGAAGCCACGCTCGAAAACTGA